In Actinomadura citrea, a single window of DNA contains:
- a CDS encoding DUF6069 family protein, with product MDIAQTFTGSGRPIWLTGAAAALAGSVATELFGLAARAAGVPMEAGGVGADATEPIMVGMFAMGTVICTFWGTVLAMLLARFAGRPSRTFVWAAVALTVLSFTTPVAAGATATSTKVMLCAAHVLAAAIIIPMFARRLSAADDRVTASAPRAPRRRATTPGARDR from the coding sequence ATGGACATCGCTCAGACGTTCACCGGCAGCGGCCGCCCGATCTGGCTGACCGGCGCGGCCGCGGCGCTGGCCGGGTCCGTCGCCACCGAACTGTTCGGCCTGGCCGCCCGCGCGGCAGGCGTCCCGATGGAGGCCGGCGGCGTCGGCGCCGACGCCACCGAGCCGATCATGGTCGGCATGTTCGCGATGGGGACCGTCATCTGCACGTTCTGGGGGACGGTCCTCGCGATGCTCCTCGCGCGGTTCGCCGGGAGGCCGTCCCGGACGTTCGTGTGGGCGGCGGTCGCGCTGACGGTGCTGTCGTTCACGACGCCCGTCGCCGCGGGGGCCACGGCGACCTCGACGAAGGTGATGCTGTGCGCCGCGCACGTCCTGGCCGCGGCGATCATCATCCCGATGTTCGCCCGCCGCCTCTCGGCCGCGGACGACCGAGTCACCGCGAGCGCGCCCCGCGCTCCGCGGCGGCGTGCCACCACGCCGGGGGCGAGGGACCGGTGA
- a CDS encoding RidA family protein: protein MSKRELRSADSAPPVGTYSQGLVVGDFVYTSGMGPLDPKTGEIVGTDVAAQTRQTLANLAAILREHGLGLDDVVKSTVHLQDLHRDFAAYDEVYREHFTKPYPVRTTVGSELMNILVEIDFVAYKKS from the coding sequence ATGAGCAAGCGCGAACTTCGCAGCGCGGACTCCGCCCCGCCCGTCGGCACCTACTCGCAGGGGCTCGTGGTCGGCGACTTCGTGTACACGTCCGGCATGGGGCCGTTGGACCCGAAGACCGGCGAGATCGTCGGCACGGACGTCGCCGCACAGACCCGGCAGACCCTCGCCAACCTGGCCGCGATCCTGCGCGAGCACGGGCTCGGGCTGGACGACGTGGTGAAGTCGACCGTCCACCTCCAGGACCTCCACCGCGACTTCGCCGCCTACGACGAGGTCTACCGGGAGCACTTCACCAAGCCCTACCCGGTGCGCACCACCGTGGGCTCGGAGCTGATGAACATCCTCGTCGAGATCGACTTCGTCGCCTACAAGAAGAGCTGA
- a CDS encoding SgcJ/EcaC family oxidoreductase has product MNSDETAVREVFERLYKAWGDGDADAFADHYVEDATVVMPGVFNQGREAVRGYMAAAFAGPLKGSRGVDEPQDVRVHGDTAIVVSRAGIIMAGEQEFPPERERLATWVLSRRDGRWLVAAYANAPAR; this is encoded by the coding sequence ATGAACAGCGACGAGACGGCCGTCCGCGAAGTCTTCGAGCGGCTGTACAAGGCGTGGGGCGACGGCGACGCCGACGCGTTCGCCGACCACTACGTCGAGGACGCGACCGTGGTGATGCCCGGTGTGTTCAACCAGGGCCGCGAGGCGGTGCGCGGCTACATGGCCGCCGCGTTCGCCGGGCCGCTCAAGGGCTCCCGGGGCGTGGACGAGCCGCAGGACGTCCGCGTGCACGGCGACACCGCGATCGTCGTCAGCAGGGCGGGCATCATCATGGCGGGGGAGCAGGAGTTCCCGCCCGAACGCGAGCGGCTCGCCACCTGGGTGCTGTCGCGGCGGGACGGGCGGTGGCTCGTCGCCGCCTACGCCAACGCGCCCGCCCGCTGA
- a CDS encoding sigma-70 family RNA polymerase sigma factor — translation MDEDLDSYRRELLVHCYRMVGSVHEAEDLVQETMLRAWRARDRYEPRLASVRTWLYKIATNVCLTALRGRARRPLPSGLGGPSDDPDAPLTPSLEVPWLQPFPDALLDDPAARVVRRGSLRLALVAAMQVLPPRQRAVLILRDVLEFGAAETAELLETSPAAVNSALQRARAGLSGIAAEEEIAEPDDAEIAAVLDRYVRSFEAADVDGLVALLTDDAVMEMPPVPLWYRGRRDYGRFMARVFAMAGADWRMARTSANGQPALVAYRRSEGAYRLHTLQVFTVTPRGVARNVVFQDARVFAAFDLPEIFGG, via the coding sequence GTGGACGAGGATCTCGACTCCTACCGGCGCGAGCTGCTGGTGCACTGCTACCGGATGGTCGGCTCGGTGCACGAGGCGGAGGACCTCGTCCAGGAGACGATGCTGCGCGCGTGGCGGGCCCGGGACCGCTACGAGCCGCGCCTGGCGTCCGTCCGTACCTGGCTCTACAAGATCGCGACGAACGTGTGCCTGACGGCGCTGCGGGGGCGGGCCCGGCGCCCGCTCCCGTCCGGGCTCGGCGGGCCGAGCGACGACCCGGACGCGCCGCTGACCCCGTCGCTGGAGGTGCCGTGGTTGCAGCCGTTCCCGGACGCGCTGCTGGACGACCCGGCGGCGCGGGTCGTGCGGCGCGGCAGCCTGCGGTTGGCGCTGGTGGCGGCGATGCAGGTGTTGCCGCCCCGGCAGCGGGCCGTGCTGATTCTGCGGGACGTCCTGGAGTTCGGCGCGGCCGAGACGGCGGAACTGCTGGAGACCTCTCCGGCCGCGGTGAACAGCGCCCTGCAACGCGCCCGGGCGGGCCTGTCGGGCATCGCGGCGGAGGAGGAGATCGCCGAGCCGGACGACGCGGAGATCGCCGCGGTCCTCGACCGGTACGTGAGGTCGTTCGAGGCGGCCGACGTCGACGGCCTGGTGGCGCTGCTGACCGACGACGCCGTCATGGAGATGCCGCCCGTGCCGCTCTGGTACCGCGGGCGGCGCGACTACGGGCGGTTCATGGCGCGGGTGTTCGCGATGGCGGGCGCCGACTGGCGGATGGCGCGGACGTCCGCCAACGGGCAGCCGGCCCTTGTCGCGTACCGGCGGTCCGAGGGCGCGTACCGGCTGCACACGCTGCAGGTCTTCACCGTGACCCCGCGGGGTGTGGCGCGCAACGTCGTCTTCCAGGACGCCCGGGTGTTCGCCGCGTTCGATCTGCCGGAGATATTCGGCGGATGA